TTGCGACAGTGCCCCCAGCCGCTTCAGTCCGAAGCGGCATGGACACTGGAGATCCAACACGATGGTGAAGTACATCAAGACGCGCACAGCCCTGCGGCACGGCGCCCTGGCATGGGGCATGACACTGAGCCTGGGCCTGGTCCTATCGGGCTGCGCCAGCATCGGCGCGCCGGAACAAACGCAAAGCCTGAGCCCGCGGATTGAGCTGCAAACACAGGCCGATGGCACCAAGTCTTGGCGCAGTGCCCAACCTCAACGCTATCGCGCGGTGCGCATCGACCCGGCGACGATCGCATTCGGCGACAGCGTGGACTTGAGTGAGGAGCAACGAGGCGAGTTGCGCGAGGCCTTGATGGCGGCACTCAGCCAACGATTCACTGCGGCCGGCTGGCAGCTGCACAGCATGGGCGAAGCGCGCGAGACCTTGTCGATCAAGGCATCCATCACCGAGGTGCAGCTGGCCAATACCGCCGCAAATTTCCTGACCACCTTGCTCTTGATCGGCCCGCTCTCGCATGGTGGCGTGACCGTGGAACTGCAGGCCCTGGACAGCGTCAGCCAGGAACCTGTGGCGGCGTTGGCCATCACGGGACGGGCAGGCATGGAGGACATCGGCTCGGCCTACACGGCCACCGGCCATGCCAGGCTGCAAGCCGATGGCGTGGCCCAGCGCTTTGTTCAACTCCTGGCCCAGGCGGTGCCACCCCATGTCGCCGCGCGCTGACGGCCGGCAGCCCGCGCGGCGGGCTTTCATCCGCCTGCTGGGCGGAGGCGTGGTGGGGGCAGCCTTGCCCCTGAGCGGCTGCACGCAGGAGGTTCCGCCGCCTGCGCTCAGCGCATGGCAAGAACCTGTCCAAAACATCGCTGGGGATGTGAGGCACTGGCTGCTGGCGCATGCGCTGCTGGCACCGAACCCGCACAACCGCCAGCCCTGGCTGGCCGATCTGCGTGAATCCGGGCAGATCCTGCTGATCTGTGATGGTGAGCGCCTGCTGCCCGAGACGGACCCCTGGGGCCGGCAGATTCTGATCGGTTGTGGCGCCTTCATTGAACTGGCCGTGATCGCCGCGGCCGAGCGAGGTATTCGGCTGCAGGTGGAGGCCTTCCCAAACGGTGAGCCCACACCCTTTACCTTGCCGGGTGGCCAGGTCATTGCGCGCCTGCGCCTGAGGACAGAACCCGGGCTTGCGCGCGACCCCTTGTTCGCACAGATTCGGCGCCGCCACACCCACAAAGGCTTGTACGACAGCAGCCGCAGCGTCAGCGCCGAGCAATGGCAAACCTTGCGCGATGCAGCGGTGGAGGCTGGGGCGGGCCTGAGGGTGGGCGCCGTGACGGACGGCAAGACCATGGATGCCTTGCGACGCATCACGCGTGAGGCCTTCGAGACCGAGATGTTGACCCCGCGCACCTATCTGGAATCCGCCCGCTTGATGCGCATCGGCCCGGCCGAAGTGGAGCAGCACCGGGACGGCATCGCCTTGATGGGCGGCATGGTGCGGCTCAGCGCCGCGCTGGGCCTGTTCAATCGCTTCGAAGTGCCCCGGGCTGACAGCAGCAGCATGGCGCAGATCCGCAAGCGCTGGGCCGCTTTTGAGACCGCCAGCGGCTATCTCTGGATCGTCAGCGAAGACAACTCACGCGCAGCCCAGCTGCGCTGCGGTCGAGCCTATGTACGCAGCCATCTGCGCGCCTGCGCGGCCGGCCTGGACATGCATCCGCTGTCTCAGGCCTTGCAGGAGTACGCCGAAGTCCGCCCGCACTTGCGCGCCCTGCGCCAGCTTCTGGCCTGCAGCGAAGACAGCCCCGAGACCGTGCAAATGCTGGCCCGCGTGGGCTACGGGCTGGAGGCCGCCTCACCGGCGCCGCGGCGCGAGCTGAGGGAGATGTTTCTGACCTGAGCTTCGCCGCCGTCCGGCACTCAAGGCTGGGCACTGGCGCCCGAGGCTGCGGGTGCGGGCGATGCAGCAGCGGGGCTGGTGTGCACCACCACGCCCGGCGAGAGCGAAATGTCCGAAGCCACCGTCACCTTGGTCACGTAGTGGCGGGTTTCGCCAAAGCAGCTGGTGGGCAGGCCGACCTTCTCCTCGTAGTGGAGACTCACGCGCTTGCCCATCACCTCGGTCAGGGCGGCGGCGGTCTCGTCATTGGCGACCGTGAACTGGAACTTTTCGACGGTGGAACTGCCCGGGATGGACACCAAAGCCAGCTCGCCCTCCCAGGTCTTGCAGATCCAGCCCTTCTTGGACAGCTTCTGAATCCAACCCGCCCGCTCGCCGCTGGAGTAGCTCCAATTCAAGGCAGCGTAAAAATAGGCCAGAGCCAGAAGCACCAGAACCAGCAAAGCGATGAGCAGACGTTTGATCAACATAGGACCGTAAATTTCAATGGGAGGGGATGAGATGGGATGAAATTGGGCGGAAGCGCATGCCTTCGTGGCAAACCAGACGCGCCATCATCGCAGCTTGAACGGCGCTTGCCTGTGACAGACCCCGCTGGATGCAGCCCGCAGCTCTAGAATCCCGCCCCATGTACATCTGCAGCAGCGTCGCACCTCGCGAGTTTGAGGATTTCATGCACCATGTCTTGGAGTATGGCGCGCACAAGGGCGACCGCACCGGCACCAGCAAGCGCACGCGCTCGTGGCGCGGTCCCCAGATGCGCGTCGATCCGAGCCCGGGCTTTACACGGGCCACGACCACGGCGGTGCAGCTGAAATCGATCAACCAGGAACTCCCCCGGCTCCTGAGCGGTGCCTCGAAGGTGAAATCGCTGCAGGAACGCGGCGACACCGTCTGGGACGAATGGCCGCGCGAGAACAGCCGCCGGGGCGCGGTCTACAGCGTGCAAGTTTCGATGGGTACCGGTACACATCCGACCCTCCACTGACCAGCCATAGAAGCCGCCTGCGGATAGCTTTCTGTCCGGCGGGCAATGAACGTATACAAGTCAAGGTGACCGCAGTCACCGGCCTAACGTGGACGCGACATCCCATGCAGCAATATCTTGAGCTACTCCAACGCGTAATGGATGAGGGAACCGACCGGCCAGACCGGACCGGGACCGGCACGCGCGCTGTCTTCGGACATCAGATGCGGTTCAACCTGGCGAAGGGATTTCCAGTCCTGACGACCAAGAAGCTGCATCTGCGATCCATCATCGTTGAGCTCCTGTGGTTCCTCCGCGGAGACACAAACATCAAATGGCTCAAGGAGCACAAGGTCTCCATTTGGGATGAATGGGCCGACGAGAATGGCGACCTTGGGCCGGTCTATGGAAAACAGTGGCGCCACTGGACGACTTCGGACGGGCGCACTATTGACCAAATTGCTGAGCTAGTTCAGCAAATCAAGCGCGACCCAAACTCACGCCGTCAGCTCGTTACTGCCTGGAACCCGGGCGAGCTCCAACAGATGAAACTCGCTCCCTGCCATTGTCTTTTCCAGACGGCTGTGATCGGAAACAAGCTTCACCTCCAGCTCTATCAGCGCTCTTGTGATGTGTTTCTGGGCGTGCCCTTCAATATCGCAAGCTATGCGCTGCTGCAGTTGATGCTTGCGCAGCAATGCGATTTGGAACCCGGCGACTTCGTTTGGACGGGGGGGGATGTTCACATTTACAGCAATCACTTCGAGCAAGTGAAGCTGCAATTGACGCGCGATCCGCGCCCGCTTCCCAAAATGAACCTTGTT
This region of Paucibacter aquatile genomic DNA includes:
- a CDS encoding DUF3313 family protein, which gives rise to MVKYIKTRTALRHGALAWGMTLSLGLVLSGCASIGAPEQTQSLSPRIELQTQADGTKSWRSAQPQRYRAVRIDPATIAFGDSVDLSEEQRGELREALMAALSQRFTAAGWQLHSMGEARETLSIKASITEVQLANTAANFLTTLLLIGPLSHGGVTVELQALDSVSQEPVAALAITGRAGMEDIGSAYTATGHARLQADGVAQRFVQLLAQAVPPHVAAR
- a CDS encoding Acg family FMN-binding oxidoreductase, which encodes MSPRADGRQPARRAFIRLLGGGVVGAALPLSGCTQEVPPPALSAWQEPVQNIAGDVRHWLLAHALLAPNPHNRQPWLADLRESGQILLICDGERLLPETDPWGRQILIGCGAFIELAVIAAAERGIRLQVEAFPNGEPTPFTLPGGQVIARLRLRTEPGLARDPLFAQIRRRHTHKGLYDSSRSVSAEQWQTLRDAAVEAGAGLRVGAVTDGKTMDALRRITREAFETEMLTPRTYLESARLMRIGPAEVEQHRDGIALMGGMVRLSAALGLFNRFEVPRADSSSMAQIRKRWAAFETASGYLWIVSEDNSRAAQLRCGRAYVRSHLRACAAGLDMHPLSQALQEYAEVRPHLRALRQLLACSEDSPETVQMLARVGYGLEAASPAPRRELREMFLT
- a CDS encoding thymidylate synthase, with amino-acid sequence MQQYLELLQRVMDEGTDRPDRTGTGTRAVFGHQMRFNLAKGFPVLTTKKLHLRSIIVELLWFLRGDTNIKWLKEHKVSIWDEWADENGDLGPVYGKQWRHWTTSDGRTIDQIAELVQQIKRDPNSRRQLVTAWNPGELQQMKLAPCHCLFQTAVIGNKLHLQLYQRSCDVFLGVPFNIASYALLQLMLAQQCDLEPGDFVWTGGDVHIYSNHFEQVKLQLTRDPRPLPKMNLVRKPDSIDGYVLEDFQLTDYEPHPHIKGAVAV
- a CDS encoding thymidylate synthase, with the protein product MYICSSVAPREFEDFMHHVLEYGAHKGDRTGTSKRTRSWRGPQMRVDPSPGFTRATTTAVQLKSINQELPRLLSGASKVKSLQERGDTVWDEWPRENSRRGAVYSVQVSMGTGTHPTLH